ATCTCCTGACGGCTGGCCTCGGCATTTCGCCAGTCACGCAGGCGGGCAAAGACAGTCGCCTGCTCTTCTGAGAGGTCAGCGGCGGGGTCGGGGCGCTGGGCCGCGTCTTGTACGGTCGGCAGATCCGGAGCCAGCGGCGTCAGGGGAGCGGCGTCACTGACTTCGGTGCGTTCTGGGTTGCTCTGTTCAGCAGGGCGGGAGTCTGGCTTTTTGCGGTTCTGGCCGTCCCTGCCCCTATTACGGGTGTTCTCCTGTGGAACTGGCGCGGCTGGTTGGTGTGTAGTGCTGGGCTGTGATGGAACCGGTGTCGGTCCGGACAAGTCTTCATTTGGGGTGGCCTGGGTAGATGACCGGGCCGGAGCCTCAAAGACAAAGCGGTCCAGGCTGGACTGCGGGGGCCGGGGCGGTTCAGAGCGCTCGGTCCGCTGAAAACGCCGGGTGTCCTGCTGGCGCTGGTCCTGGCGTCTGTGACCGCGTTGAGGGTCTAGCCGGGCTTCACGGGGCTGCTGTTCCCTGGTCTGCCCTTCCCGAGGCCGAGATTCCTGCTCGGTGGATGCTGGCGTCTGCAGTGCTGCCTCGTGAGGTTCGGACCTTCTCTCCTGGCGTGGCGTCGTTTGTTCCCTGGTGCGGCTCTGGTGCATTTCTCCGCGCAGCAGTTCACGCACCTGCCGGGCATCGGCCAGGCCAGGCGTGAGGATGACCCCACCCATGACGGCCCGCGCAGCAGGCAGTACGCCGCCCAGTGGGGCTGCTGTGGTGGCCGCAGCTTCGGGGGGGAGCAGCAGGGCCGTAGGTCCCAGCGGGAGAGCGCGGCCCTGCATCTGACCTTCAAGGCTGCTCACGGTTTGGGCCGCGCGGGCCAGTCGCAGGGGCAGGGTCGCCACGTCGCGCAGGGCCAGGGCCACCGTCAGGTCAGCGGCAGCAGGAGCGGCGGCGCGTGGGCGCTCGCCCAGGCCGAACAGCAGGGCCAGCTCCTCGGCAGCGAACCCGGTCAGGGTGGCCGCGTGGTGGTAGGTCAGCAGATCTGCGCCCAACTGTAACCACTGACCACCGGGGGCCAGCGTGGTGTCCACGATGACCCGCACTCCAGCCCGCTGGGCCCGCTGAATGTCTTCGGTTTGGGGCTCCAGCAGCCAGACCGCCCCTGCACCCTGCCAGTCCCCCTCCAAACCAGCGGCGGCCAACCCTGCTTCGGCCAGCAGGTTACGGCGCACGGGCAGGCGGGGGTCCAGCCGCAGCACTCCAGCCCCCAGGATGGACCGGAGCTGCTGGGCCAGGGCTTGTTCACCGGCCAGGGTCAGGCCCCAGTCGGCACCTTCCAAGTCGGCGAGGGCCTGCTCCAGCCGGGTGTGGGCATCACCGCGCTCGGTATGCAGCGAAATCAGGCGGGTGTCAGGGCGCGCCCGGCGCCCGGCACTGCTTGCCCCAGAAAGAGAATCAGCGTTCGTCATACCGCCTATTGTGCCGCAAGTGTAGCGGCAACGCGCAAAGCGACATGGTGTTACGCCGGTCCCAATGACGAGCCATGTGGTTCCGGCTGGTTGTCAGCGTGGCTTGGGCGGTGCTTCGCCGTCTTGCTCAGACTCGCGGCGCTTGCGGATGCGGTAGGTCAGCAGGTCGGCATACATGCGGGTGCGGTACACCATGCCCCTGACCAGACCGCGCTTTTTTTCCTTCAGCACCTGGCCCATATCCGGCAGTTCCACGTAGTCCCAGCGCAGCCCAGTGCGCTCCAGATGTTCGGTAATGGCAGGTTCGGGCCAGCGTTCTTGCTTCAGTCGGGGCACGCTCAGCAGCCACTCGCGGCGGCAGGCCCGCTGACCACTCAGCTGTGGGGTCAGGCGGTTGCCCCACTCCGACATGAACTTTCCCCCCTCAAACACCCCGATGGTCATGTCCAGTTCCCCGCGGATCACCGGGGCCGCCAGTCTGTGAAGGTGTTCAGGGGTCATGCCCGTCAGGTCTGCGTCCAACATGATGACCCATTCGGCCTGTGAGGCGTTCAGACCCGCGTAAAGTGCCGCCCCCTTGCCGCCGTTGGGTTGCAGGTCAACGACCCTGGCCCCGGCAGCCTGAGCGGCAGCGACCGTCAGGTCTGTGCTGCCATCCGACACCACCCAGACTTCTGGGGTGTACTGCAGGGCCGTCTGCGCCACACTGGCCACGGTGGCCGCCTCGTTGAATGCCGGAATAATGACGGCCACCGCAGGCTGACTAGGAGAGGACGGGGCTGGCTGACTCATGGTGCCGCCAGTCTAGTGTAATTGTGGCCTGGTGCAGGCTGATGCGGTTCCAGGCCCATCCGCTGTCTCCCAATTCTCATTCGGCACAGAGGCGTCATGGGCTTGCCCGAAGTCTTTGCCTGCGCAACCAGCGATTACACGAACTCAATCACGATATTTTTCTTCTTTCGGGTGACTTTTTTCCTGAAATTCTGATACAGCAGAATGGAACCTTTTCATTTTATGAAGGCATTTTCATATTCTCATTCTGAAAATGTAACTTGTACCAGGTTCATGGAAGCGTCTGACACGAAAAAATTGTGTGCATCGCCAATACAGAAGACTTGATTTTTCTGAAAAATGATGCCTGAGTACCGGTTCCATATTTGCGTTTCTCATAGAGACGGGCGACACTATAGAAACCATGAAGTCGCGCGCCCTGTTCCTTTCCACGCTGCTGGGCGGTGTCGGTTGGGCATCGGCACAGACCGATCCCTTCCAGCGCACCGCTCCC
The sequence above is a segment of the Deinococcus radiophilus genome. Coding sequences within it:
- a CDS encoding HRDC domain-containing protein, which produces MTNADSLSGASSAGRRARPDTRLISLHTERGDAHTRLEQALADLEGADWGLTLAGEQALAQQLRSILGAGVLRLDPRLPVRRNLLAEAGLAAAGLEGDWQGAGAVWLLEPQTEDIQRAQRAGVRVIVDTTLAPGGQWLQLGADLLTYHHAATLTGFAAEELALLFGLGERPRAAAPAAADLTVALALRDVATLPLRLARAAQTVSSLEGQMQGRALPLGPTALLLPPEAAATTAAPLGGVLPAARAVMGGVILTPGLADARQVRELLRGEMHQSRTREQTTPRQERRSEPHEAALQTPASTEQESRPREGQTREQQPREARLDPQRGHRRQDQRQQDTRRFQRTERSEPPRPPQSSLDRFVFEAPARSSTQATPNEDLSGPTPVPSQPSTTHQPAAPVPQENTRNRGRDGQNRKKPDSRPAEQSNPERTEVSDAAPLTPLAPDLPTVQDAAQRPDPAADLSEEQATVFARLRDWRNAEASRQEISRFIVASNATLAEIARQVPYTQDDLASIKGMGPARLSKYGEAILQVVRGEQKRR
- a CDS encoding glycosyltransferase family 2 protein encodes the protein MSQPAPSSPSQPAVAVIIPAFNEAATVASVAQTALQYTPEVWVVSDGSTDLTVAAAQAAGARVVDLQPNGGKGAALYAGLNASQAEWVIMLDADLTGMTPEHLHRLAAPVIRGELDMTIGVFEGGKFMSEWGNRLTPQLSGQRACRREWLLSVPRLKQERWPEPAITEHLERTGLRWDYVELPDMGQVLKEKKRGLVRGMVYRTRMYADLLTYRIRKRRESEQDGEAPPKPR